From a region of the Stenotrophomonas sp. BIO128-Bstrain genome:
- a CDS encoding SDR family oxidoreductase — translation MNTATRKIALVTGATRGIGLETVRQLAQAGVHTLLAGRKRDVAVAEALKLQAEGLPVEAIQLDVGDAASIAAAVQTVTERHGRLDILVNNAGILLDDPKLAPSAQTLQTWRDTFDTNVFAVIAVTQAFLPLLNASSAGRIVNVSSILGSLTLHSQPGSPIYGFAVPAYNASKSAVNAWTVQLAYELRDSTTKVNTVHPGYVKTDMNGGEGEIEISEGARSSVGMALIDADGPNGSFTYLGEVLPW, via the coding sequence ATGAATACCGCTACCCGAAAGATCGCCCTGGTCACCGGTGCCACCCGCGGCATCGGCCTGGAAACCGTCCGTCAGCTGGCCCAGGCCGGCGTGCACACGCTGCTGGCCGGGCGCAAGCGCGACGTCGCCGTGGCCGAGGCGCTGAAGCTGCAGGCCGAGGGCCTGCCGGTCGAAGCGATCCAGCTCGACGTAGGCGATGCCGCCAGCATCGCCGCCGCCGTGCAGACCGTGACCGAGCGTCACGGCCGCCTGGACATCCTGGTCAACAACGCCGGCATCCTGCTCGACGACCCAAAGCTGGCGCCGTCGGCGCAGACCCTGCAGACCTGGCGCGATACCTTCGACACCAACGTGTTCGCCGTGATCGCCGTTACCCAGGCCTTCCTGCCGCTGCTCAACGCCTCGTCGGCTGGACGCATCGTCAACGTCTCCAGCATCCTGGGCTCGCTGACCCTGCACAGCCAGCCGGGCTCGCCGATCTACGGCTTCGCGGTGCCCGCCTACAACGCCTCCAAGAGTGCGGTGAATGCGTGGACCGTACAGCTCGCCTACGAGCTGCGCGACAGCACCACCAAGGTCAATACCGTGCACCCCGGTTACGTCAAGACCGACATGAACGGCGGTGAGGGCGAGATCGAAATCAGCGAAGGCGCACGCTCCAGCGTCGGCATGGCGCTGATCGATGCCGATGGCCCCAACGGCAGCTTCACCTACCTCGGCGAGGTGCTGCCATGGTAA